From a region of the Acidicapsa acidisoli genome:
- a CDS encoding phosphoesterase, with amino-acid sequence MRVRVFYHDKCFDGACSASLFTRFYRECIAPKAGSEVSYEFHGLVHRAGALFNESDFTGDENAIVDFKYSSSPKITWWFDHHLSAFLTPADHENFLACQRDAECAGRKFFDPTYTSCTSYLAHIAETRFSFDTKPVKELIYWANIVDGALYESPESAVEMAAPAMKLTLIIEATQDPEFIPRLIPLLTELPLAEVLEQPFVASLLPPLLEQHQRAIALIRERAEYHDGTIFFDISDHLLEGFNKFIPYYLYPKATYSIGLSKSSFRTKVAVGSNPWTKARPEEMVNLAQVCERYGGGGHARVGAISFPPDRSDEAREAARVIVAELRARNPFPGQ; translated from the coding sequence TTGCGGGTTCGCGTTTTCTATCACGACAAATGTTTTGACGGGGCCTGCTCCGCTTCGCTGTTCACACGCTTCTATCGCGAATGCATCGCTCCCAAGGCCGGCTCGGAAGTCTCCTACGAATTTCATGGGCTGGTGCATCGCGCGGGCGCGCTTTTCAATGAGAGCGATTTCACCGGCGACGAAAATGCCATCGTCGACTTCAAATACTCCTCCTCGCCAAAAATTACGTGGTGGTTCGACCACCATCTCTCCGCATTTCTCACCCCTGCCGATCACGAGAATTTTCTGGCCTGTCAGCGGGACGCGGAGTGCGCAGGACGGAAGTTTTTCGATCCAACCTACACCTCCTGCACCAGCTATCTGGCGCACATCGCCGAGACGCGATTTAGCTTCGATACCAAACCGGTCAAAGAGTTGATCTATTGGGCCAACATCGTCGATGGAGCTCTCTACGAGAGCCCCGAATCGGCGGTGGAGATGGCGGCTCCGGCGATGAAGCTGACGCTGATCATCGAGGCTACGCAGGACCCGGAGTTTATCCCCAGGCTGATTCCGCTGTTGACCGAACTGCCGCTGGCCGAGGTGCTCGAACAACCTTTCGTGGCGAGCCTGCTGCCGCCGCTGCTCGAACAACACCAGCGCGCGATTGCGCTGATCCGCGAGCGGGCCGAATACCACGACGGCACGATCTTCTTCGATATTTCGGATCATCTGCTGGAAGGCTTCAACAAGTTCATCCCCTACTACCTCTATCCGAAGGCGACTTACTCTATCGGGCTTTCCAAGTCGAGTTTCCGGACCAAGGTCGCTGTGGGGTCCAATCCCTGGACCAAGGCGCGACCCGAGGAGATGGTGAACCTCGCGCAAGTTTGCGAGCGGTACGGCGGCGGCGGCCACGCGCGGGTCGGCGCGATCAGCTTTCCGCCCGACCGCAGCGACGAAGCGCGCGAAGCCGCACGTGTAATCGTGGCTGAGTTGCGGGCGCGGAATCCGTTTCCGGGGCAGTGA
- a CDS encoding HAD family hydrolase: MADNKFTTMNANQPSTNLPTATEALPYTYDRAAAWALLIEWTQSESLRKHALGVETCVLAYGEAEADRIDLTESAREEFLTLYATTALLHDFDYERHPSLEEHPFVGVRELARLGWPQATQTAILGHATYSGVPRETHMDKVLFACDELSGFLTACALVKPSKAIADVEPSSVRKKLKDKAFARGVNRQDVIQGAEELGVDLDAHIAFCLAAMQRRASELSL, encoded by the coding sequence ATGGCTGATAATAAGTTCACCACGATGAACGCAAACCAGCCGAGCACAAATCTGCCAACCGCAACTGAAGCCCTTCCTTACACTTACGACCGTGCCGCCGCATGGGCGCTCCTGATCGAATGGACCCAGAGCGAGAGCCTCCGCAAGCACGCCCTTGGCGTGGAAACCTGCGTCTTGGCTTATGGCGAAGCCGAAGCCGACCGCATTGATTTGACTGAGTCCGCTCGCGAGGAGTTTCTGACGCTTTACGCCACCACTGCCCTGCTCCACGACTTCGATTACGAGCGGCATCCTTCGCTCGAAGAGCATCCCTTCGTCGGAGTGCGCGAGCTGGCGCGTTTGGGCTGGCCGCAGGCGACGCAGACCGCGATTCTAGGCCACGCTACTTATTCCGGTGTCCCGCGCGAAACCCATATGGACAAAGTGCTCTTTGCCTGCGACGAGCTTTCCGGATTCCTGACGGCGTGTGCCTTGGTCAAGCCGTCCAAGGCCATCGCCGATGTGGAACCGTCCAGTGTCCGAAAAAAGCTCAAGGATAAGGCTTTTGCCCGTGGGGTCAACCGGCAGGATGTCATCCAGGGCGCTGAGGAGCTGGGCGTGGATCTGGATGCACACATCGCTTTCTGTCTGGCGGCGATGCAGCGCCGGGCCTCTGAATTAAGCCTCTGA
- a CDS encoding glycoside hydrolase family 130 protein — protein MRLRLLLISALAVAIASRGNSQTPPTAPQDWALGPFTRPVDEPILKPRPESVFQDPLRKEPVHWEALHTFNPAAVVRDGKVFVLYRAEDDSGTMQIGMHTSRLGLAESEDGIHFTRRPEPVFYPAEDSQKSREWPGGVEDPRIVEAPDGTYVLTYTQWNRKTYTIGVATSRDLIHWTKHGPALGETGPYANLMYKSSGIVTRPDHGRLIAARIHGKFWMYWGEIQVRVASSPDLIHWTPVEESPGKPMVVLENRPDLFDSGFPEVGTPPVLTRQGILVLYNGKNAELGKNPDPDLGAGAYSVGQALFDVNHPTRLLHRLDQPSLHPEKSYERSGQYAAGTTFGEGLVFFRGQWFLYYGCADSFVAVATAPGGAAVNVPTP, from the coding sequence ATGCGTCTTCGCCTGCTGTTGATTTCAGCGCTTGCCGTTGCTATTGCATCCCGCGGTAATTCGCAGACCCCTCCAACCGCTCCGCAGGATTGGGCGCTGGGGCCATTTACCCGCCCGGTTGATGAGCCGATTCTCAAACCTCGCCCCGAGAGCGTCTTTCAAGATCCTCTGCGCAAGGAGCCGGTGCACTGGGAGGCGCTGCACACCTTCAATCCTGCTGCTGTCGTCCGGGATGGCAAGGTTTTTGTGCTGTATCGGGCTGAAGATGACTCCGGGACGATGCAGATCGGCATGCATACCTCGCGCCTCGGATTGGCCGAGTCCGAGGATGGAATCCACTTCACTCGTCGGCCCGAGCCGGTCTTTTATCCGGCCGAAGACAGTCAGAAATCCCGCGAGTGGCCCGGCGGAGTCGAAGACCCGCGCATCGTCGAAGCTCCGGACGGCACGTATGTCCTGACCTATACGCAGTGGAATCGCAAGACATACACCATAGGCGTAGCAACCTCCCGCGACTTGATTCACTGGACCAAGCACGGTCCGGCGCTTGGCGAAACCGGACCATACGCGAACCTGATGTACAAATCCAGCGGAATTGTGACCAGGCCGGATCATGGACGCCTGATCGCGGCCAGGATTCACGGAAAATTCTGGATGTACTGGGGCGAAATCCAAGTCCGCGTAGCAAGCTCACCGGACCTGATTCACTGGACGCCGGTGGAAGAGAGCCCCGGTAAGCCAATGGTTGTTCTTGAGAACCGGCCCGACCTCTTCGATAGCGGATTTCCCGAGGTAGGCACACCGCCCGTCCTGACTAGGCAGGGAATTCTCGTTCTATACAACGGAAAGAACGCAGAGCTGGGTAAGAATCCCGATCCGGATTTGGGCGCGGGAGCGTACTCGGTCGGGCAGGCATTGTTCGATGTCAACCATCCGACGCGACTTCTGCATCGGCTCGACCAGCCCAGTCTGCATCCGGAAAAATCGTATGAGCGCAGCGGGCAATACGCCGCGGGAACCACCTTTGGTGAAGGGCTGGTCTTTTTCAGGGGTCAGTGGTTTTTGTACTACGGCTGCGCGGATTCCTTTGTCGCTGTGGCAACGGCGCCCGGAGGCGCCGCTGTGAACGTTCCTACTCCCTAG
- a CDS encoding enoyl-CoA hydratase/isomerase family protein, whose protein sequence is MSRLRFIEVDSAHGVQTITLNRPDKRNALSPELIDELTQVLNETSECDCGVVILTGAGSAFCAGLDMEQLETMHARTVEQHRRDSENVARVLRTLYEFPKPVIAAVNGPAIAGGMGLATLCDFTYAVPDARFGYTEVRVGFVPAIVASFLLRQVGEKRTRELLLSGRILKADEALRLGLVTRITQPEDLLAEAHALAQSLLQNSPQAMRAVKELLAGHSANQLDEEIEDAISANAMQRSTEDFREGVRAFLEHRRPEWPSLHLHTHAKI, encoded by the coding sequence ATGAGCCGTTTACGTTTCATTGAAGTCGATTCCGCACACGGAGTACAAACCATCACTCTCAACCGGCCGGATAAGCGCAACGCGCTGAGCCCCGAGTTGATTGATGAGTTGACTCAAGTACTGAACGAAACCTCGGAGTGCGACTGCGGCGTGGTGATTCTTACTGGCGCCGGTTCAGCCTTTTGCGCGGGCCTGGACATGGAGCAACTTGAGACCATGCATGCCCGGACGGTGGAGCAGCACCGGCGCGACTCGGAGAACGTGGCCCGGGTATTGCGAACCCTGTATGAATTCCCCAAGCCCGTCATCGCCGCTGTCAACGGACCGGCCATTGCGGGAGGGATGGGCCTTGCGACACTCTGCGACTTCACCTACGCAGTACCCGATGCGCGATTCGGCTACACCGAGGTGCGCGTGGGCTTCGTTCCTGCGATTGTGGCATCTTTCCTGCTGCGGCAGGTTGGCGAAAAGCGCACTCGCGAGCTTCTCCTGAGTGGCCGCATTCTTAAGGCCGACGAGGCGTTGCGGCTTGGCTTGGTCACGCGCATTACGCAACCGGAAGATCTGCTTGCCGAGGCCCATGCGCTGGCGCAAAGCCTGCTGCAGAACAGCCCGCAGGCCATGCGCGCCGTGAAAGAACTGCTCGCAGGACACTCCGCGAATCAGCTTGACGAGGAGATCGAGGACGCAATCTCCGCCAACGCGATGCAACGCTCGACGGAGGATTTCCGCGAGGGTGTGCGAGCCTTCCTCGAACACCGTCGCCCTGAATGGCCCAGCTTGCACCTGCATACGCACGCCAAGATTTAG
- a CDS encoding CPBP family intramembrane glutamic endopeptidase, whose amino-acid sequence MNPETQLPAAEKNPESSPDSRPDLRPNLRPDLRITSEHGSARTQPQLFPEPAETRFLKWMLFGPKGVRVGWSVALFLVLTFLSMGVLGSVAALLLPNVFHVKPGVFTPASAITEELLQFLGLLAAAAICALIERRRILDYNLRGPNRALHFFAGLLGGFIALTALVGALYAGGWLHLGAVSLSGIAIVRFGALWALVFLLTGLSEEGMTRCYMLFTLARGMNYWWALGSVTSFSMLALWNSHGSGSGGVYLMALLGVAPCLVLHLKKSASAGFWQAAWLTSTFFGYVHTFNKGETWVGIFSAAAIGFVFCASVRLTGSAWWAIGFHAAWDWAQTFFYGTADSGIQPTGHLLNTSPAGAAIWSGGSDGPEGSLLVIPVILFVLIVLILIYGRRARVESPSPVAQPQLS is encoded by the coding sequence GTGAACCCTGAAACACAACTTCCGGCAGCCGAAAAGAATCCTGAATCAAGTCCGGATTCGAGGCCGGACTTGCGGCCAAATTTGCGTCCAGACCTCCGAATTACTTCCGAACATGGGTCCGCGCGGACGCAACCGCAGCTTTTCCCGGAACCGGCGGAAACGCGCTTTCTGAAATGGATGCTCTTCGGCCCAAAGGGCGTTCGCGTCGGTTGGTCCGTTGCCCTGTTTCTGGTTCTTACCTTCCTTTCCATGGGAGTTCTGGGATCGGTAGCCGCGCTGCTCCTGCCCAATGTCTTCCATGTCAAGCCGGGCGTATTTACACCTGCCAGTGCGATCACCGAAGAACTGCTCCAGTTCCTCGGACTTCTCGCCGCAGCCGCAATCTGCGCACTCATCGAGCGCCGGCGAATTCTCGATTACAACCTACGCGGCCCTAACCGCGCCTTGCATTTTTTCGCAGGGCTATTGGGCGGATTTATCGCCCTGACCGCTCTCGTGGGCGCGCTTTACGCCGGAGGTTGGTTGCATCTGGGCGCGGTTTCCCTCAGCGGCATAGCCATCGTTCGCTTCGGCGCACTCTGGGCCCTCGTCTTTCTGCTCACTGGCCTCAGCGAAGAAGGCATGACACGCTGCTACATGCTATTTACCCTTGCGCGCGGGATGAACTACTGGTGGGCGCTGGGCTCGGTTACCTCATTCAGCATGTTGGCGCTTTGGAACAGCCATGGGAGCGGCTCAGGCGGCGTCTACCTCATGGCGCTGCTCGGGGTTGCGCCTTGCCTGGTGTTGCATCTCAAGAAATCGGCCTCTGCAGGGTTCTGGCAGGCTGCGTGGCTAACCTCCACCTTCTTCGGCTACGTCCACACCTTCAACAAAGGCGAAACCTGGGTAGGAATCTTTTCCGCCGCAGCCATCGGCTTTGTTTTCTGCGCTAGCGTCCGTCTGACCGGCTCGGCATGGTGGGCGATTGGATTTCATGCCGCGTGGGATTGGGCGCAGACTTTCTTTTATGGCACCGCAGACAGTGGCATTCAACCGACGGGCCATCTCCTGAACACCAGTCCCGCTGGCGCGGCGATCTGGAGCGGTGGCAGTGATGGACCGGAAGGCAGTCTCTTGGTGATTCCTGTCATCCTTTTCGTCCTCATCGTCTTAATTCTGATCTACGGCCGCCGGGCCAGAGTCGAATCCCCTTCCCCGGTTGCGCAGCCCCAGCTATCCTAA